The Spirosoma foliorum genome has a window encoding:
- a CDS encoding DEAD/DEAH box helicase, translating to MQFSELSLIDPILKALAEEGYTTPTPIQEQAIPILLNRRDLLGCAQTGTGKTAAFAIPILQLLNEDRLKNPNGPRRIKTLVMTPTRELAIQISESFAAYGRHLNLRHTVIFGGVSQHAQVNSLKAGVDVLIATPGRLLDLMNQGFVSLRDIQFFVLDEADRMLDMGFIHDVKKVIAKLPERRQSLFFSATMPPDVAKLADTILRNPAKVEVTPVSSTADTIDQAVYFVGREDKRKLLVHILSDQKIKSVLVFARTKHGADKVVKDLLKAGIGAEAIHGNKSQNARQRALSNFKSRETRVLVATDIAARGIDVDELSHVINYELPNIPETYVHRIGRTGRAGHDGIALSFCDAEETEFLRDIHKLIGKRVPVIENHPYVLDIATAAVTPAPAQRQGQNRNGNRQRGNGGRSTESPNQRPFRREGGNNSNRQADSSTGNQPRNQQSRPANPNRNSSPQREGGPTNTRQTAPNAERPSRGTSNSRFSNFNPDKNY from the coding sequence ATGCAATTTTCCGAATTATCATTAATTGATCCTATCCTCAAAGCACTTGCCGAAGAAGGATACACTACCCCCACTCCCATTCAGGAACAAGCCATACCAATTTTGTTGAATCGCCGGGATTTACTGGGTTGTGCTCAGACGGGCACGGGTAAAACGGCCGCGTTCGCGATACCAATTCTGCAACTTCTGAACGAAGACAGACTTAAAAACCCTAACGGTCCACGGCGTATTAAAACGCTGGTAATGACTCCAACCCGCGAATTAGCGATCCAGATTTCGGAAAGTTTTGCGGCTTATGGACGACACCTGAACTTACGCCATACGGTTATTTTTGGTGGCGTTTCGCAACATGCACAAGTAAACTCCTTAAAAGCGGGTGTCGATGTGCTGATTGCTACCCCTGGCCGTTTACTCGATCTGATGAATCAGGGATTTGTATCTCTTCGGGATATTCAATTTTTTGTTCTTGATGAAGCCGACCGGATGCTCGATATGGGTTTTATCCATGACGTTAAGAAAGTCATCGCGAAACTACCTGAGCGTCGCCAATCGTTGTTTTTCTCCGCAACCATGCCGCCGGATGTCGCCAAGTTGGCCGATACTATTTTACGTAATCCAGCCAAAGTTGAAGTGACTCCGGTTTCGTCAACAGCCGACACTATTGACCAGGCAGTCTATTTTGTAGGGCGCGAGGATAAGCGGAAGCTGCTTGTACATATTCTTAGCGATCAGAAAATCAAATCGGTGTTGGTTTTTGCCCGAACCAAACACGGTGCCGATAAGGTCGTTAAAGACCTGTTGAAAGCGGGTATTGGGGCCGAAGCCATCCACGGCAATAAATCACAAAACGCTCGGCAACGTGCCCTTTCTAACTTCAAGAGTCGAGAAACACGGGTGTTGGTGGCCACAGATATTGCCGCACGAGGAATCGACGTCGATGAACTGTCGCACGTAATCAACTACGAGTTGCCTAATATTCCCGAAACCTATGTGCACCGCATTGGTCGGACAGGTCGGGCTGGCCACGATGGTATTGCGTTGTCGTTTTGCGACGCCGAAGAAACGGAGTTCCTGCGCGACATTCATAAATTGATTGGCAAGCGCGTTCCGGTGATTGAAAATCATCCTTATGTACTCGATATAGCTACTGCTGCGGTTACACCTGCACCAGCCCAGCGGCAGGGACAGAATCGGAACGGCAATCGTCAGAGAGGAAATGGTGGGCGATCAACTGAGAGTCCCAACCAAAGACCTTTCCGGCGCGAAGGTGGTAATAATAGTAATCGTCAGGCAGACTCATCCACAGGAAATCAGCCTCGTAATCAGCAAAGCCGCCCTGCCAATCCAAATCGAAATAGCTCTCCCCAACGCGAAGGTGGTCCCACCAATACTAGACAGACAGCTCCTAATGCTGAGAGGCCAAGTCGAGGAACGAGCAACAGTCGTTTCAGCAATTTCAATCCAGATAAAAATTATTAA
- a CDS encoding DUF1801 domain-containing protein, with product MAKNKTTETEDSVPDYLAGISDEKKRQDCSAIVEFIQNHTGLAPKLWGAAIIGFGSYHYKYESGREGDAPLVGLSARANAITLYMAFDSEHKQALLQRLGKHKTGKSCIYIQKLEDIDTEVLDTMVDRAINYIKSQYPA from the coding sequence ATGGCCAAGAACAAAACAACTGAAACGGAGGATAGTGTACCCGATTATCTAGCCGGTATTTCTGACGAAAAAAAGCGACAGGATTGTTCGGCAATTGTTGAGTTTATACAAAACCACACAGGCTTAGCGCCTAAACTATGGGGGGCTGCCATTATTGGTTTTGGAAGTTACCATTACAAGTATGAGAGTGGCCGCGAAGGCGATGCCCCTTTGGTTGGCTTATCAGCCAGAGCCAACGCCATTACCCTTTACATGGCATTCGACAGTGAGCATAAACAGGCACTACTGCAACGCTTGGGCAAGCATAAAACAGGCAAGAGCTGCATTTACATACAAAAGCTGGAAGATATTGATACAGAGGTACTAGACACAATGGTAGATAGGGCTATTAACTACATAAAAAGCCAGTATCCAGCTTAA
- a CDS encoding SDR family NAD(P)-dependent oxidoreductase: MAYALITGASRGIGLAIAHELARKKYDLLLVARSASSLQPVAQQLASEHGIKTDFLAIDLAEAGAAQQVYDWCSQKKYTLQVLVNNAGYGLSGPFEKHALAEHTDMMRVDMTALVELTYLFLPQLRQQSKAYILNIGSSAAYQAVPGLSLYSAAKAFVLQFSRGLHQELKRTSVSVTCVCPGATDTNFVDRAQIGDKGRKAAEKVNMTPQDVAKQAVDAMFAGKAEVVTGLLNKAGKLMAWLLPKGLVEKTAGSIYE, from the coding sequence ATGGCTTACGCCCTTATCACCGGAGCCAGCCGAGGCATTGGCCTGGCCATTGCCCATGAACTAGCCCGGAAAAAGTACGATTTGTTATTAGTTGCCCGGTCGGCTTCATCACTCCAACCAGTTGCTCAGCAATTAGCCAGTGAGCATGGCATTAAAACCGATTTTCTTGCTATCGACTTAGCTGAAGCCGGAGCAGCGCAGCAGGTGTATGACTGGTGCAGCCAAAAGAAATATACCCTTCAAGTATTGGTCAATAATGCCGGTTACGGGTTGAGCGGTCCTTTCGAGAAACACGCTCTGGCCGAGCATACCGATATGATGCGAGTCGACATGACGGCTCTGGTCGAATTGACGTATTTATTTCTCCCCCAACTTCGTCAACAATCCAAAGCTTATATTCTGAACATTGGCAGTTCTGCGGCCTATCAGGCTGTGCCAGGGTTAAGTTTATATTCGGCAGCAAAAGCCTTTGTCCTTCAATTCAGTCGAGGGTTGCACCAGGAGTTAAAACGCACGTCCGTATCTGTAACCTGCGTTTGCCCCGGCGCTACCGACACCAATTTTGTGGATCGCGCGCAGATAGGTGACAAAGGGCGAAAGGCCGCAGAGAAAGTCAATATGACACCCCAAGATGTAGCAAAGCAAGCCGTCGATGCCATGTTTGCCGGTAAAGCTGAAGTCGTAACGGGCCTGTTGAATAAGGCGGGCAAGCTGATGGCCTGGTTGCTCCCCAAAGGATTAGTCGAAAAAACAGCTGGTAGTATTTACGAGTAA
- a CDS encoding SGNH/GDSL hydrolase family protein has translation MTTIYRSLLFLLTVGLLAMSAAKPTRVVFFGDSITQAGVNPGGYIDRLKKSMPADQYELIGAGIGGNKIYDLFLRMDDDVLAKQPDVVVIWVGVNDVWHKASMGTGTDPDKFIKFYDAVIKKLKAANIRVILCTPAAIGEKTDMTNQQDGDLNQYSQFIRDIAKRHDLALVDLRKAFLEYDLKNNTENKDRGVLTTDRVHLNDAGNQFVAEQMQKVLTAAK, from the coding sequence ATGACTACAATCTATCGATCTCTGCTTTTCCTTCTGACCGTTGGGCTGCTTGCTATGAGCGCGGCTAAACCAACTCGTGTTGTCTTTTTTGGGGATTCTATCACCCAGGCTGGGGTTAACCCTGGCGGTTATATCGACCGTTTGAAAAAATCAATGCCTGCCGATCAATATGAACTGATTGGCGCCGGAATTGGTGGGAATAAAATCTATGATTTGTTTCTACGCATGGACGATGATGTGCTGGCGAAACAACCCGATGTTGTTGTTATTTGGGTAGGCGTCAATGACGTTTGGCACAAAGCGTCGATGGGCACTGGTACAGACCCTGATAAGTTTATAAAATTCTACGATGCTGTCATTAAAAAACTAAAAGCAGCGAATATCCGAGTGATCTTATGTACTCCGGCTGCAATTGGCGAAAAGACGGATATGACCAACCAGCAGGATGGCGATCTGAATCAATACAGCCAGTTTATTCGTGATATCGCCAAACGTCATGATTTAGCACTGGTCGATTTGCGCAAGGCATTTTTGGAATATGATCTGAAAAATAATACTGAGAATAAAGATCGCGGTGTTTTAACGACTGATCGTGTTCACCTGAATGATGCGGGTAATCAGTTTGTGGCCGAGCAGATGCAAAAAGTCTTAACGGCTGCTAAATAA
- a CDS encoding single-stranded DNA-binding protein, which yields MRGLNKVTLIGNLGKDPEIQQLEGNISVAKFSMATTETFKDDKGQSQSTTEWHNVVLWRGLAEVAHKYLQKGSSVFVEGKLKTRQYDDKEGKTRYITEIIADQLILLDKRNDANYDE from the coding sequence ATGAGAGGACTTAACAAAGTAACCTTAATCGGCAACCTGGGCAAAGACCCGGAAATTCAGCAACTAGAAGGCAATATCAGCGTTGCAAAATTCTCGATGGCTACGACTGAAACGTTTAAAGATGACAAAGGCCAATCACAGTCAACTACCGAATGGCATAACGTTGTTTTATGGCGAGGGCTAGCCGAAGTAGCTCACAAATACCTCCAAAAAGGAAGTTCTGTTTTTGTTGAAGGTAAACTAAAAACACGGCAGTATGACGATAAGGAAGGCAAGACGCGCTACATCACCGAAATCATTGCCGACCAACTTATCCTACTGGACAAACGAAACGACGCCAATTACGACGAGTAA